A stretch of the Panicum virgatum strain AP13 chromosome 9N, P.virgatum_v5, whole genome shotgun sequence genome encodes the following:
- the LOC120689726 gene encoding transcription factor MYC2-like, whose protein sequence is MNLWTDDNASMMEAFMASADLPAFPWGAPAGGGASSAAATPPPPQVPPGFNQDTLQQRLQAMIEGSRETWTYAIFWQSSVDAATGASLLGWGDGYYKGCDDDKRKQRPLTPAAQAEQEHRKRVLRELNSLISGAAAAPDEAVEEEVTDTEWFFLVSMTQSFLNGSGLPGQALFAGQPTWIASGLSAAPCERARQAYNFGLRTMVCVPVGTGVLELGSTDVVFQTAESMAKIRALFGGGAGGGSWPPVQPPAQQQQPAPGADQAETDPSVLWLADPVMDIKESLSHHPSAEISVTKPPPPPPQIHFENGSTSTLTENPSPSVHAPPPPPAPPQRQHPQNQGPFRRELNFSDFASNPSMAAAPPFFKPESGEILSFGADSNSRRNPSPAPPAATASLTTAPGSLFSQHTATLTAAAANDAKNNSNNNNNKRSMEATSRASNTNHHPAATANEGMLSFSSAPTTRPSTGTGTPAKSESDHSDLDASVREVESSRVVAPPPEAEKRPRKRGRKPANGREEPLNHVEAERQRREKLNQRFYALRAVVPNVSKMDKASLLGDAISYINELRGKLTALESDKDTLHAQIEALKKERDARPAPHAAGHDAGPRCHAVEIDAKILGLEAMIRVQCHKRNHPSARLMTALRELDLDVYHASVSVVKDLMIQQVAVKMASRVYSQEQLNAALYSRLAEPGTAMGR, encoded by the coding sequence ATGAACCTGTGGACGGACGACAACGCCTCCATGATGGAGGCCTTCATGGCCTCCGCCGACCTCCCCGCCTTCCCCTGGGGGGCgccggccgggggcggcgcctcgtcggccgccgccacgccgccgccgccgcaggtgccGCCGGGCTTCAACCAGGACACGCTGCAGCAGCGCCTGCAGGCCATGATCGAGGGCTCCAGGGAGACCTGGACCTACGCCATCTTCTGGCAGTCCTccgtcgacgccgccaccggcgcctcGCTGCTCGGCTGGGGGGACGGCTACTACAAGGGCTGCGACGACGACAAGCGCAAGCAGAGGCCGCTCACGCCCGCCGCCCAGGCCGAGCAGGAGCACCGCAAGCGCGTGCTCCGCGAGCTCAACTCGCTcatctccggcgccgccgccgcccccgacgaGGCCGTCGAGGAGGAGGTCACCGACACCGAGTGGTTCTTCCTCGTCTCCATGACGCAGTCGTTCCTCAACGGCTCGGGCCTCCCGGGGCAGGCGCTCTTCGCCGGCCAGCCCACCTGGATCGCCTCCGGCCTCTCCGCCGCGCCGTGCGAGCGCGCGCGCCAGGCCTACAACTTCGGCCTCCGCACCATGGTCTGCGTCCCCGTCGGCACGGGggtgctcgagctcggctccaCCGACGTTGTCTTCCAGACCGCCGAGAGCATGGCTAAGATCCGCGCGCTCTTTGGGGGCGGAGCAGGGGGCGGCTCGTGGCCGCCGGTGCAGCCtccggcgcagcagcagcagcccgcgcCCGGAGCGGACCAGGCGGAGACGGACCCCTCCGTGCTCTGGCTCGCCGACCCGGTCATGGACATCAAGGAATCCCTGTCGCACCACCCGTCAGCCGAGATCTCCGtcaccaagccgccgccgccgccgccccagatcCACTTCGAGAACGGGAGCACGAGCACTCTCACGGAGAACCCCAGCCCCTCCGTGCAcgcgccccctcccccgccggcgccacctcAGCGGCAGCACCCGCAGAACCAGGGCCCCTTCCGCCGGGAGCTCAACTTCTCCGACTTCGCGTCCAATccctccatggcggcggcccccCCCTTCTTCAAGCCCGAGTCCGGCGAGATCCTCAGCTTCGGCGCCGACAGCAACAGCCGGAGGAACCCGTCGCCGGCGCCCCCCGCCGCCACAGCCAGCCTCACCACCGCGCCCGGGAGCCTATTCTCGCAGCACACGGCGACCctgacggccgccgcggcgaacGACGCGAAgaacaacagcaacaacaacaacaacaagcgtTCGATGGAGGCCACCTCTCGCGCCAGCAACACCAACCACcacccggcggcgacggctaaCGAGGGCATGCTGTCGTTCTCGTCGGCGCCGACGACGCGGCCGTCGACCGGCACGGGCACGCCGGCCAAGTCGGAGTCGGACCACTCGGACCTGGATGCCTCGGTGCGCGAGGTGGAGAGCAGCCGcgtggtggcgccgccgccggaggcggaGAAGCGGCCGCGCAAgcgcgggcgcaagccggcGAACGGCCGCGAGGAGCCGCTTAACCACGTCgaggcggagcggcagcggcgcgagaAGCTCAACCAGCGCTTCTACGCGCTGCGCGCGGTGGTGCCCAACGTGTCCAAGATGGACAAGGCGTCGCTGCTCGGCGACGCCATCTCCTACATCAACGAGCTCCGCGGCAAGCTGACGGCGCTGGAGTCGGACAAGGACACGCTGCACGCCCAGATCGAGGCGCTCAAGAAGGAGCGCGACGCGCGGCCGGCCCCTCACGCTGCCGGGCACGACGCCGGGCCGCGCTGCCACGCGGTGGAGATCGACGCCAAGATCCTGGGGCTGGAGGCCATGATCCGCGTGCAGTGCCACAAGCGCAACCACCCGTCGGCGCGGCTGATGACGGCGCTGCGCGAGCTGGACCTGGACGTCTACCACGCCAGCGTCTCCGTCGTCAAGGACCTCATGATCCAGCAGGTCGCCGTCAAGATGGCCAGCCGCGTCTACTCACAGGAGCAGCTCAACGCTGCCCTCTACAGTCGCCTCGCGGAGCCTGGCACCGCCATGGGCAGGTAA